TTCCATGCATCCTGAAAGATAGttaaatttaagaatttgaaaCATAAGAAGAGGGGAAAAAACTATGTTTCACCTCAGCAAAGTTCCTTTCAGCAGCAAAACCAGCATAGAAACAGCTCCTAGTAGCAGCCTGTGCAATAATAGGTTTCAAGTCTCAGTCAATATACACAGCCATTATTTGGATCAAgtaattttgagagagagaggaagggggggggggggggggggggggtgggccAGAATGCTTATAATAAGAATTGAATAACCTGGATGAGTGCAGCAGCAGAGCGTCCAGCTCCAGCAGTAGCACCAATAGGAACAAAAAGATGTGGGAAAGCAGGAGTCAGCATCTCCAACCCGAAAGCAGCATTTTCCAAAAGATCAGCAAACAGCCTCCATCCTTTGGGATGGACATCAAAATGACGACCATATTTGGAGAGCATAATTTTGCTGAGATAACCAATTCCatccttgagtacccaattGACAGCAGCAGCTGTAGGAATAGCTCCTTTCCCCAAGCCAACAGCATAGAGCAAGGCCTGTGTGGCGAGAACACCACTGATTTGGCTGGCAATACCCTGGACTCCTCTCCAGATAGAGTATTCAAGGTAATCATTGGTTACACTGTGGGGAAAGCCTTGAGGGAGCATGAAACAGTAGAAGAGTTCAGTGCAACACAACCACAAGTTGTGAGGGAGGAAGGATTGGGGGCTAAGAATAGCATTAGCATTGGCAAGAATGAATGCATCTTGAAAAGGGTCAGGGATAAGCTTGGTCCTTTTACCTCCGCTCACTTCCCAAACAGAAGAAGACTTGGTTGAGTCAGAGTCCTGAAAGGTAGAGGAATTGGTGGTAGTAGAAGTAGTAGTACTAGTAGTAGTTCTTGCAAGAGCAGATTTGGACAAATGGAGGTAGCAAAAGCAGCATAAGATAGAGGAGCAAAATAAGATGATGGAGAAGAGGGGAAAGGGGAAATGAGAGCCTCCTCCAGAGGAATTGTCATGCCACCACCAAGAACCCGAACCAccattgttgttattgttgttgttgttgtcatcaTCGTTGCCATTACCCCCGAGtaggagaggaagaaagagagaagagtttGGTTTGAGTTTGATATTTTGAAAAGGATGAATTTGTTTATTAATAATAGAAGGGGTGGAAATGGAAAGAAATGGAGATGGGTGGTGGAGAGGAGGTGAAAAGAGAAATGGCAATCTCTTTTTTGTGTTAAGAGATTGGAACACAAAACTTGGCCACCCAACGCTACTACTATAATTAGTACAACAACAACCAAGGCATTCCATTGACAAACAACTCCTGAAACATTTTATTATGCCAAATACTCAGACTTAGACTCAGACAGGGCAGATATCAAAATCAATACTTACAATAATGTACTACTAGTCACTACTCAAAACTCAAACTTATCAAATTAATAGACAGCAGCTGATAATGAATAATAAACTACATCTTTAGAATTTTCTCCCAACCCATTGTAAGGAAGGAATATGTAAATAGGGTTTAAAGaacagactttttttttttttttttttttgggttttcttacCTTTGAGATAAAAAGGAGTTGTCCGGAGAAGGAGAATAGTAGCGCCGACTCGACGACtcagttcatgaagaatgctctatctctctctctactttccaGTGAACATCTCCATCACTCACTGTCAATTACCACGTTCGAATCTCAAATGGCCTCAGACTCAATTCctggtttattattattgaggGAAATGTGTGTCTATCACCAGCAGTAGCCATAAGCTTTATTGTGTGTTTTGCTtcgttctttctttctttctagaAATCTACGACCGCAGAGATGGACCCAGGGGATTTCAcgttagggggggggggggccagagtataagcaaaaaaaaaacaccaaatgaGCATCCATATAATATTAACAAACAATCAACcaagaaaaatacacaaaatcattgtttcttaacgTATTAAAatgcaatcatctaccaacaaaggcaaaaaacacaaaacaccaTTATTTC
The DNA window shown above is from Quercus lobata isolate SW786 chromosome 7, ValleyOak3.0 Primary Assembly, whole genome shotgun sequence and carries:
- the LOC115952782 gene encoding protein root UVB sensitive 1, chloroplastic-like isoform X3; its protein translation is MECLGCCCTNYSSSVGWPSFVFQSLNTKKRLPFLFSPPLHHPSPFLSISTPSIINKQIHPFQNIKLKPNSSLFLPLLLGGNGNDDDNNNNNNNNGGSGSWWWHDNSSGGGSHFPFPLFSIILFCSSILCCFCYLHLSKSALARTTTSTTTSTTTNSSTFQDSDSTKSSSVWEVSGGKRTKLIPDPFQDAFILANANAILSPQSFLPHNLWLCCTELFYCFMLPQGFPHSVTNDYLEYSIWRGVQGIASQISGVLATQALLYAVGLGKGAIPTAAAVNWVLKDGIGYLSKIMLSKYGRHFDVHPKGWRLFADLLENAAFGLEMLTPAFPHLFVPIGATAGAGRSAAALIQAATRSCFYAGFAAERNFAEVIAKGEAQGMVSKFIGIMLGIGLANNIGSSTSLALASFSVVTWIHMFCNLKSYQSIQLRTLNPYRASLVFSEYLLSGQAPPIKEVNDEEPLFPALPFLNVKSSYKAQPTVLSSKAKDAAAEIEHRLQLGSKLSDVVSKKEDLLALFNLYRNEGYILAEHKAIFYKQLWNYGTKESLPSSTSRDPSEKQCWVIQRKDRQSSCWAALYTTAPPT
- the LOC115952782 gene encoding protein root UVB sensitive 1, chloroplastic-like isoform X4, with protein sequence MECLGCCCTNYSSSVGWPSFVFQSLNTKKRLPFLFSPPLHHPSPFLSISTPSIINKQIHPFQNIKLKPNSSLFLPLLLGGNGNDDDNNNNNNNNGGSGSWWWHDNSSGGGSHFPFPLFSIILFCSSILCCFCYLHLSKSALARTTTSTTTSTTTNSSTFQDSDSTKSSSVWEVSGGKRTKLIPDPFQDAFILANANAILSPQSFLPHNLWLCCTELFYCFMLPQGFPHSVTNDYLEYSIWRGVQGIASQISGVLATQALLYAVGLGKGAIPTAAAVNWVLKDGIGYLSKIMLSKYGRHFDVHPKGWRLFADLLENAAFGLEMLTPAFPHLFVPIGATAGAGRSAAALIQAATRSCFYAGFAAERNFAEVIAKGEAQGMVSKFIGIMLGIGLANNIGSSTSLALASFSVVTWIHMFCNLKSYQSIQLRTLNPYRASLVFSEYLLSGQAPPIKEVNDEEPLFPALPFLNVKSSYKAQPTVLSSKAKDAAAEIEHRLQLGSKLSDVVSKKEDLLALFNLYRNEGYILAEHKAIFYAHATMHVRPTFASQALASLASLGV
- the LOC115952782 gene encoding protein root UVB sensitive 1, chloroplastic-like isoform X1, giving the protein MECLGCCCTNYSSSVGWPSFVFQSLNTKKRLPFLFSPPLHHPSPFLSISTPSIINKQIHPFQNIKLKPNSSLFLPLLLGGNGNDDDNNNNNNNNGGSGSWWWHDNSSGGGSHFPFPLFSIILFCSSILCCFCYLHLSKSALARTTTSTTTSTTTNSSTFQDSDSTKSSSVWEVSGGKRTKLIPDPFQDAFILANANAILSPQSFLPHNLWLCCTELFYCFMLPQGFPHSVTNDYLEYSIWRGVQGIASQISGVLATQALLYAVGLGKGAIPTAAAVNWVLKDGIGYLSKIMLSKYGRHFDVHPKGWRLFADLLENAAFGLEMLTPAFPHLFVPIGATAGAGRSAAALIQAATRSCFYAGFAAERNFAEVIAKGEAQGMVSKFIGIMLGIGLANNIGSSTSLALASFSVVTWIHMFCNLKSYQSIQLRTLNPYRASLVFSEYLLSGQAPPIKEVNDEEPLFPALPFLNVKSSYKAQPTVLSSKAKDAAAEIEHRLQLGSKLSDVVSKKEDLLALFNLYRNEGYILAEHKAIFYVVLKESSSPHDMLKALFHVNYLYWLEKNAGFEARSVSNDCRYGGRLQISLEYVQREFNHVKRDGESMGWVTDGLVARPLPTRIRLGHVASSIAS
- the LOC115952782 gene encoding protein root UVB sensitive 1, chloroplastic-like isoform X2 encodes the protein MECLGCCCTNYSSSVGWPSFVFQSLNTKKRLPFLFSPPLHHPSPFLSISTPSIINKQIHPFQNIKLKPNSSLFLPLLLGGNGNDDDNNNNNNNNGGSGSWWWHDNSSGGGSHFPFPLFSIILFCSSILCCFCYLHLSKSALARTTTSTTTSTTTNSSTFQDSDSTKSSSVWEVSGGKRTKLIPDPFQDAFILANANAILSPQSFLPHNLWLCCTELFYCFMLPQGFPHSVTNDYLEYSIWRGVQGIASQISGVLATQALLYAVGLGKGAIPTAAAVNWVLKDGIGYLSKIMLSKYGRHFDVHPKGWRLFADLLENAAFGLEMLTPAFPHLFVPIGATAGAGRSAAALIQAATRSCFYAGFAAERNFAEVIAKGEAQGMVSKFIGIMLGIGLANNIGSSTSLALASFSVVTWIHMFCNLKSYQSIQLRTLNPYRASLVFSEYLLSGQAPPIKEVNDEEPLFPALPFLNVKSSYKAQPTVLSSKAKDAAAEIEHRLQLGSKLSDVVSKKEDLLALFNLYRNEGYILAEHKAIFYKQLWNYGTKESLPSSTSRDPSEKQCWVLFFPSHYPSLLPVTLSRSETGYFFPLTILLSFWQWVVCVQVIQRKDRQSSCWAALYTTAPPT